In Labrus mixtus chromosome 11, fLabMix1.1, whole genome shotgun sequence, a single window of DNA contains:
- the smg9 gene encoding nonsense-mediated mRNA decay factor SMG9, giving the protein MSESGHSQPGMYGQGRRRRRRRGDRDAGPPGQNLSGPSRDREYQPRERRDGSEDPPGPIIQKTPIILAKPPGERAKPSQNTPVSGAPVIEKPIMLMKARDDAGKPGTPPETMAQPSGPGPSKMEKEGQRPTQPVYQIQNRGMGASASGCTVDPMVGQSKLVPPEKMKHSIKLVDDQMNWCDSAMEYLRDQTDMLVVGVIGLQGTGKSTVMSLLSANTPEEDQRGYVFRAQSPEIKERGGNQSTGIDFFITQERVIFLDTQPMLSPSILDHLINNDRKLPPEYNLPHTYVEMQSLQITAFLFTVCHVVIVVQDWFTDLNLYRFLQTAEMLKPSTPSAGHDSTGSSGTDDGAEYYPHIVFLQNKARRDDFCPRNLKNMHMVVDKLMAHSHLKYKGTLSMLDSNIFPGLRQDYLTAEVNMFLLPVQESDGDDNLTKAGSGTYPLFSLLPGYRGHPSFSTMVSKLRSQILAMPRCQLSHTILTEKNWFHYAARIWDGVKKSSALSEYSRLLS; this is encoded by the exons ATGTCCGAGTCCGGCCACAGTCAGCCCGGGATGTACGGGCAGGGACGGCGGAGGAGAAGGCGCCGAGGAGACCGAGATGCTGGACCTCCGGGGCAAAATCTGTCCGGTCCAAGCCGGGATAGAGAATACCAACCAAGAGAACGAAGA GATGGGAGCGAGGATCCACCAGGCCCAATCATTCAGAAGACCCCCATCATTCTTGCCAAACCCCCTGGGGAAAGG GCCAAACCATCACAGAACACACCTGTCAGTGGAGCTCCGGTCATAGAGAAGCCCATCATGCTAATGAAAGCCAGGGATGATGCCGGGAAGCCGGGTACCCCTCCTGAAACGATGGCTCAGCCCTCTGGTCCTGGACCCTCCAAGATGGAGAAGGAAGGGCAGCGACCCACGCAGCCTGTGTACCAGATCCAAAACAGAGGAATGGGGGCGTCTGCATCTGGCTGCACTGTGGATC CCATGGTTGGCCAGTCTAAACTCGTCCCACCAGAAAAAATGAAGCACAGCATCAAGCTGGTGGATGATCAGATGAACTGGTGTGACAGTGCCATGGAG TATCTGCGAGACCAAACAGATATGTTGGTAGTTGGAGTCATTGGCCTGCAGGGGACTGGGAAATCCACAGTCATGTCACTGTTATCTGCAAACACTCCTGAGGAAGATCAAAG AGGTTATGTATTCAGAGCCCAGTCTCCAGAAAtcaaagaaagaggaggaaaccaGAGCACAGGCATCGATTTCTTCATCACACAAGAGAGAGTCATATTCTTAGATACACAG CCAATGCTCAGCCCGTCTATTCTGGATCACCTCATCAACAACGATCGCAAGTTACCTCCAGAGTACAACCTCCCTCACACATATGTAGAGATGCAG TCTCTTCAGATTACTGCCTTCCTGTTTACCGTTTGCCATGTGGTCATTGTGGTTCAAGACTGGTTCACTGACTTAAACTTGTACAG GTTTCTTCAGACTGCTGAGATGTTGAAACCTTCCACTCCATCTGCAGGCCATGACAGCACCGGCTCTTCAGGCACTGATGATGGAGCAGAGTACTATCCTCATATAG TGTTCCTCCAGAATAAAGCCAGACGGGATGACTTCTGCCCAAGAAATCTGAAGAACATGCATATGGTGGTGGACAAATTAATGGCCCACTCTCATCTCAAAtacaaag GTACATTGTCCATGCTAGACAGCAACATCTTCCCTGGCCTAAGGCAGGACTATCTGACAGCTGAGGTCAACATGTTCCTCCTTCCTGTGCAAGAGAGTGATGGGGACGATAACCTGACCAAAGCAG GGTCGGGAACATACCcgctcttctctctgctccccGGCTACAGAGGACACCCTTCCTTCTCCACCATGGTTTCAAAACTCCGCAGCCAAATACTTGCCATGCCCCGCTGTCAGCTGTCCCACACCATCCTCACTGAGAAGAACTG gtttcacTACGCAGCTCGTATCTGGGACGGGGTAAAAAAGTCATCTGCCCTCTCTGAATACAGCCGCCTGCTCAGCTAA
- the si:dkey-79d12.4 gene encoding myeloid zinc finger 1 encodes MRPRQRIEMKPEMSGNSVEYIVGEDDNDLDMNNYCEKARVSGWDGKNKKPSKPAGLCPVDPELDGGSSSTDDSSDSSYSPQFKPPPAIHSTNKNSVCATCGRGPFRSLKLHLLHCSGVRVKYQCFLCKELFMTETQLNEHYMSLYSCHICGQVFSHENLYYQHPCPKKSKSPLVLFCSESMPQCCNICKSFYASEKTLLSHVNKVHTSVVSTKVCIITNPSALTDKAGQSASRPPEASNQVVNGKFCDTQACASSSSSLSTSSVPPGRSVQPPTALPPDTTPATTASVRDSPQMPTILAMFENDSQDVALMKRMNTGWRSKTPYPCRQCGAIFRQPSLVISHRYLHRGRRSHRCQCGRAFKHRLHLLRHCVQHAENMSYICVSCGETFTGATVLAEHIKGKSRKKSRSEPTQRRKVRKKCRMPFTCDCGQRFFRPSAYIWHQLKNGNKTKCLKKRLK; translated from the coding sequence ATGAGACCTCGACAAAGAATCGAGATGAAGCCTGAGATGTCTGGAAACAGTGTGGAGTATATAGTGGGTGAAGATGATAATGATCTGGACATGAATAATTATTGTGAGAAGGCACGTGTCTCAGGATGGGATGGTAAAAATAAGAAACCCTCTAAGCCTGCCGGCTTGTGTCCAGTTGATCCTGAGTTAGACGGTGGCTCAAGTTCAACTGATGATTCAAGTGACTCCTCTTATAGTCCACAATTCAAACCCCCGCCTGCTATCCATTCTACCAATAAGAACTCAGTCTGTGCAACCTGTGGCAGAGGCCCCTTTCGGTCTCTCAAGCTCCATTTACTGCACTGCAGTGGTGTAAGAGTAAAATATCAGTGTTTCCTATGCAAAGAGCTCTTTATGACGGAGACGCAGCTTAATGAACATTACATGTCTTTGTATTCCTGCCACATTTGTGGTCAAGTTTTCTCTCATGAGAACTTGTACTATCAGCACCCGTGTCCCAAAAAGAGCAAATCCCCTTTGGTCCTCTTTTGTTCTGAGTCGATGCCGCAATGCTGTAACATATGCAAATCTTTTTACGCCTCTGAGAAAACTTTGCTAAGCCACGTTAACAAGGTTCACACGTCAGTGGTGAGCACCAAAGTGTGTATTATTACCAATCCATCTGCGCTGACAGATAAAGCAGGCCAGTCAGCCAGCAGGCCTCCAGAAGCATCCAACCAGGTTGTCAATGGAAAGTTTTGTGACACCCAGGCCTGTGCTTCaagctcttcctctctctcaaccTCCTCTGTCCCCCCAGGCCGATCTGTTCAGCCTCCTACAGCCCTCCCACCTGACACAACTCCAGctactacagcctccgtacgaGACTCTCCACAAATGCCCACTATTTTAGCCATGTTTGAGAATGACAGCCAGGATGTGGCCTTAATGAAACGCATGAACACAGGCTGGCGCTCAAAAACCCCTTACCCTTGCAGGCAGTGTGGCGCCATCTTTCGGCAGCCCTCCCTCGTCATCAGTCATCGCTACCTCCATCGCGGCCGCCGCTCACACCGGTGCCAGTGCGGCAGAGCCTTCAAGCACCGTCTGCACCTCCTGCGGCATTGTGTTCAGCATGCAGAAAACATGAGTTACATCTGTGTCAGCTGCGGGGAGACTTTTACCGGAGCAACAGTTTTAGCTGAGCACATAAAGGGCAAGTCCAGGAAAAAATCCCGCTCTGAACCTACACAGAGACGTAAAGTGAGGAAAAAGTGCAGAATGCCCTTTACATGTGACTGTGGACAGCGCTTTTTTAGGCCTTCTGCTTACATATGGCACCAACTTAAAAAcgggaacaaaacaaaatgtttgaagaagCGCttgaaatga
- the LOC132984146 gene encoding phospholipase A2 inhibitor gamma subunit B-like produces MNLLVLVFGVTLLHEAYTLKCYECVPGILGHCTDEVIECPIQGQQCGALRMRYIAGILQTESNMKSCFSADQCIEGSVSYDGSRTVITSKCCTTELCNTEFAPAPSTSGPNGRKCFGCIGTKCTSTVNCQGAEDHCISASVEIGDTPVFSKGCASKQICTSHPKMIEHLGVDVSCCQGDLCNSASTLRAGLQLLLVLVPLLTSVMLC; encoded by the exons ATGAATCTCCTTGTACTGGTATTTGGGGTTACGCTTCTGCATGAAG ccTACACTCTGAAGTGTTATGAGTGTGTGCCTGGGATCCTGGGACACTGCACTGACGAGGTGATAGAATGTCCTATTCAGGGACAACAGTGTGGAGCACTGAGGATGCGGTATATCgcag GTATTTTACAGACTGAAAGCAACATGAAGTCATGTTTCTCTGCTGATCAGTGTATTGAAGGCTCGGTCAGCTATGATGGCAGCAGGACTGTAATCACCAGCAAGTGTTGCACCACTGAGCTCTGCAACACTGAGTTTGCCCCAG cTCCCAGCACATCCGGCCCCAACGGTAGGAAGTGTTTTGGTTGCATTGGAACCAAGTGCACTTCCACTGTAAACTGCCAGGGGGCTGAGGACCACTGCATCTCAGCGTCAG tGGAAATAGGAGATACACCGGTGTTCAGTAAGGGCTGTGCCTCCAAGCAGATTTGCACAAGTCATCCAAAGATGATAGAACACTTGGGAGTAGACGTGAGCTGCTGTCAGGGCGACCTCTGCAACAGCGCCAGCACCTTAAGAGCCGgtctccagctgctgctggtgctggtgcCACTGCTCACTTCTGtcatgttgtgttaa